The genomic stretch TCATGCTTGTCTTCCGAGATGAGTTTTTTTCTTTGGTTTCACTAGGCCTTAACTTTTGATAAAGCTGATGAGTCCAAATAGATGTGTAGTACTCCGTTTCTTTCGATCCCGTTCAAAATTGAGACATTCGAGCACACTTTCCATGTCTTTAGCTTAGAGAATACTCCATAAAGTTTCATCGAAACTGGCTATGCATACAGGAATTGAAGGGTCACTTGAATCTTGTTTTGCCTTGCATTTCAACAAGAAAAGTCATTTGGCACTCTGTTATAGATAATTATTCTGTAGTATTTTGAATGCTGGAGATGACTACAATGTGTATTCTCGATTCGCCTTTTTTCAGTATGCTCATCGTAGATGTGTACAAAAGTGGTGCAACGAGAAGGGTGACACCATGTGTGAGATATGCCATCAGGTGAGTTTATATTTTCTCGTTCTTGTTGATTTCGTTTTTCTGTTTGTACTTGTGATTATGTGTGCCCTGTTTACCGACTTATGCGTTTGAATTCGTGTTGCAGCAATTCAAGCCAGGATACACTGCACCGCCTCCAATTTTCCGTTTTGGTGGACTTCCTATGAACTTGAGGTAGCTCTCATTCGTATACATGCGTTAGCATATAATGATCTATCTTTCTTATGCACCCCGTGTATAGTTTCTTTCCGCAAATAAAGATACATGTTTATCAGAGGGAATTGGCAAATTGCCAGAACAGATTTGAACAATCCGCGCATTATTGCAATGGTCGCTGCTGATCATAGCTTCCTCGATCCTGAATACGACGAGTACGCTGCTTCCACATCTCGAAGCATAGTCTGCTGCCGCACAGTAGCCATAATAGTaactctctcttcctctctctccccAAACAATTAGGCAAAAGTTGAGAAATCTGAAAACAAAATCTACTACCACACTTGATAAGGACAACTCGCGTGGTCTTGTATTTATCTTCTTTGTTCGATGTTGTGCAGTTTATGTTGCTCCTGATTATGCGGCATACTCTTCCAATAGTCGTGAGTCGAGCAGGGAATTATCCTCTCCCAGTGATCATGGTAAGTTGTAACATATGAGAATCAGAATCAGAAATTGAAAGAATATTTCCTCATCTTTTCAACCTATGAAACAGCTGTTATTGCTGCGAGTTGCTGGGATTATTCTTCCAATCTACATCATAATTAAAGCAGTCACCTCCATCATACGTCGTCGACAGCAGCAGACGGCGCCTGCACCTGACGTAGAATCGAGCCCGTTGCCTCTGAATCAGCCAGATTTGAATGCAGTCAGTTGAAGGGCTCAATTTGCCAATAAACTAGCCATGGAATTGCCAACCGCCTTTGCTGAGGTGGAATTTACTCTGTCACATTTCATGTTTTATAACTTAAAATGTAAATTTATCAAGAAAAGAAAAGCAAAAGGTAAAGAAGTAGGCTATGTTTGAGGTGGGATTTTGATACACCTCTGGAAGAAGCATTTGTACAGAATACTGAAAATTGGAATATAGACAAAAAAACAATCTTAATTTGTAAATCTGTCGACAGTTAGATTCCTATTTTCTTGCACACGGTAACTTGTCCTAAGTCAAGTTATGTAATCCATCCTAGGATGAGATTCAGTTTGAAATGTTAAGAAAGTAGTTGACGACTTTCTGTAAATCCTAAAAAAGTGGTTGATGACTTTaggaaaaaaattatactcttaACTGTTATTGCTAAAAGTTAATCTCCTTGTGAAGCGCTAAACAGTCCAGCTAGGATTGGGGCATGAATTTTTCGGCCCAACTAATTGAAAAACTGGGCCGAACAAAAATAGTAGGAGTTCCTATAGAAACATAATTATCATTATCCcttcaaagaaaaataattatcaCTAGTTTTATGCTGCGAATTGTCGGCATCGAAAAATAAGTCAATACTactaaacaacaaacaaaaacaatCAAATTGCATCAAGAAAtgaaaaagtaattgaaaaaagagaaaaactcGTTAATTTATCCATTCATTCCTAAAAATAACAACAGATATCGAGATTTAAGAATCCCTAAAACCCATTCCTCAAATCACTGTAGCTAAAAGAATCGATCCCTAATTCCCCAcccttcttcttcgtcttcacCGTC from Salvia splendens isolate huo1 chromosome 15, SspV2, whole genome shotgun sequence encodes the following:
- the LOC121769165 gene encoding uncharacterized protein LOC121769165 isoform X1, with translation MGDHFVLLVDRLLTESTLEAAIESGLKHAVPITVDEEAIDYSYQRDSEASLSPRKVVECRICQDEGFDSSMEAPCSCSGSLKYAHRRCVQKWCNEKGDTMCEICHQQFKPGYTAPPPIFRFGGLPMNLRGNWQIARTDLNNPRIIAMVAADHSFLDPEYDEYAASTSRSIVCCRTVAIIFMLLLIMRHTLPIVVSRAGNYPLPVIMLLLLRVAGIILPIYIIIKAVTSIIRRRQQQTAPAPDVESSPLPLNQPDLNAVS
- the LOC121769165 gene encoding uncharacterized protein LOC121769165 isoform X2, encoding MGDHFVLLVDRLLTESTLEAAIESGLKHAVPITVDEEAIDYSYQRDSEASLSPRKVVECRICQDEGFDSSMEAPCSCSGSLKYAHRRCVQKWCNEKGDTMCEICHQQFKPGYTAPPPIFRFGGLPMNLRTDLNNPRIIAMVAADHSFLDPEYDEYAASTSRSIVCCRTVAIIFMLLLIMRHTLPIVVSRAGNYPLPVIMLLLLRVAGIILPIYIIIKAVTSIIRRRQQQTAPAPDVESSPLPLNQPDLNAVS